A region of the Candidatus Latescibacter sp. genome:
CTTTGCCCGCTCTGCGAGATAAGCGGGATTGAGCATGTCCGCCGGTTTCACCGTCATGTATGAGGGGTCTGCCACATAGCGCCGGGCATCTGCAAAAGCCAGTTTCATCGCCTCGATCTGCAGGTGAAGGCTGTCCGCCGAATCCACCGGATATTTCTGCATATCGAAGTTCTTCAAGATTCCGAGCATGATGAGCGCGGCGATGCCCTGACCGTTGGGTGGAATCTCATTCAGTGTATATCCGCGATACTCCATGGATACGGGATCAACCCACATCGGTTTATGCTCGGCGAAATCCTCCAGGCTGAAATATCCGCCGGTTTTTTTGGAATGGGCAACAATTTTTTTCGCGATTTCGCCCCGGTAGTAGGCTTCCCCCTTTGTCTCCATAATTTGTTTAAGCGTCCGGGCATGATATTTGAAAACCACCTTTTCCCCGATTTTGGGAGGTTTGCCGTCAAAGAGAAAAGTATTTTTCCAATCCGGATAATCCTTGTAGGTTTCCACGAGGGAATTCCAGCTTGCCCCGATAACAGGAGTCAGGAGATACCCGTTCTCGGCATAGTCTATCGCTGCCATGAAAAGCTGGCAGAACGGCAGTTTCCCGTATTTCTCATGGAGCGTCATCCAGGCGGAGACCGCTCCGGGCACTGTAGTCGGTCCCCAGCCCTGTGAAGGTATAGTCTGCATGCCGGCGAATGATTTTGGACTCAGGGCTTTGGGGGATTTCCCGGAAGCATTCAGTCCCTGAAGTTTCTTCCCATCCCAAACGATCGCAAAAGCGTCGCTCCCCATTCCATTGTTATTCGGTTCCACAACCGTTAAAGTTATTGCTGTCGCAACCGCCGCATCCACTGCATTTCCCCCCATTTGAAGCATTTTCAAACCGGCCTGCGCAGCCAGAGGATGGGATGAAGCTACCACATTTTTAGCCAGTATCGGCATACGTTTTGAGGGATAGGGGAAGTCCCAGGTAAAATCAGCCATTATTACTCCTTTTTCCCTTTTTCTCATACCTTCTGTCAATGCCGTTTTTTACTCATTCTTCCATGCCGATGGCAAACATGCTCTCAAGATCGTGCTTGGAATACACTTTGAAAGCCAGGAGTGTTTCAGAAGTCTTGATTCCTTCGATCTTGAGAAGGCTTCCGGTAACGAGTTCAGCCATCTTTTCATTGTTGGGGACACGGATGATTGCTACTAGATCATATCTGCCGCCGACGGAATAGACTTCAGAAATTCCTTCAAGTTCAGCGATTCCCTCCGCCACCTGATTTATTTTTTCGCGCTCGACAGTGAGCAGTACCATTGCAGTAACCATGTGCATTCTCCCTGCTGAAACCACTAATAACCTTACCTTCGCTACTTACTGTTTGAGATTCCATTACTCTTCTCCCCTTTATTATTTTTAAGGTGGGGCTACAAATCAACTTACGCTCCTTGCTTTGACTACGAGCATCTACATCTCGAACAGGATAACCGAGATTCGTCATATCTCAGCGTTGATTTCACCCGCTTGCGTGCCTTCTGTGTGTCGAAGGATAGTCCCCATTAATAGGTTTTTATTCTTACTGCTTCTTTGCGGTAAGGTTGCCTATACCACCAAGAGCCGTAAAATTCTGTGGCACTACCCAAATAGCAGAACCGTTCTTAGCCGCCTCATATAATGCCTCAGCAGTTTTTAATGTCGCCTGTGCAGTCAATAAATTTGTGTATTGAGAACCACTTTGTGCCGAAAGAGCTTTAATTCTCAATGCTTCCTGATTCGCTATTTCAACTTCCGTCTTTTTTGCAGTAAGTTGATTCTGGACGTTAGACACCATATTGGCACTTGCTACAATTTCATCTGCAAGTTGAATGTTCTTGATGTTTACAAGATTAACGGCGACTTTACCTCCAAGTTTTTCACTGACAAGCTTTTCATTTGCAAGAACTTTAATACGATCTTCAATGGCTTTTCTGTTATTATTAACCTCAAGTGCATTATATTCTGCCACTGCCGAATAAGCTGATGCACGGACAATAGCCCTAACAAAATTTGCCATTAGAAATGTCTCTTTGCTTCCCTTTTCGTGCATATGCGCTGTCGCCGAATACTTAGTATAAAGGTCGAACATGGCAGACTCTTGCACAATATAGGTAAAATTAATGTCAAAGTCTTTTAATGTTGACTTATCCTTCGATGCAGGTGTTATCCCCTCTTCCGTGAGCAATATTTCTTTAGATGCGAATACAATAACATCGCCGATAACTGTTTGATGAAGCCCAACATTAAGATTCTGCGGTTGGATTGTACCTGTAAATTCTTTTCTTAATCCAATTTCTCCAGTGTCGATACGAGCACAACCGCAACCGCTTGTGATAACTATGATTACGAGAAACATTACGAAACATCCAATAATTCTTTTCATTTAACCGCTCCCTTTGTTTTTGATGTTATTAATTGAATAAAAGTGCTATTAGGTTGATAACAACTATTACAAAAACAAGTGACGTTACTGCCGCTCCTAATGCTCGTAGTGCAATTTTTAAATGCTTTCCCTTAAGTTTTGTAGTATATACACCGATAATAACTGCGAAAAACATCCACAAAAATACTAATATTAACAAAACATCGCCAAATGGCAATCCAGCACGAATCATTTTTAAATACTTCCTTTCCTTGCTTACACTAAGTTTAATTTAGGTGGTCTGCCTCTACGTGCTGGTTCACTTTCTTCTTCAATTACTGCTTTCTGCAACGGTTC
Encoded here:
- the ggt gene encoding gamma-glutamyltransferase → MADFTWDFPYPSKRMPILAKNVVASSHPLAAQAGLKMLQMGGNAVDAAVATAITLTVVEPNNNGMGSDAFAIVWDGKKLQGLNASGKSPKALSPKSFAGMQTIPSQGWGPTTVPGAVSAWMTLHEKYGKLPFCQLFMAAIDYAENGYLLTPVIGASWNSLVETYKDYPDWKNTFLFDGKPPKIGEKVVFKYHARTLKQIMETKGEAYYRGEIAKKIVAHSKKTGGYFSLEDFAEHKPMWVDPVSMEYRGYTLNEIPPNGQGIAALIMLGILKNFDMQKYPVDSADSLHLQIEAMKLAFADARRYVADPSYMTVKPADMLNPAYLAERAKLIDMKQAKNPSWGTPPRGGTVYLTAADSNGMMVSYIQSNFWSFGSGIVIPETGIPLQNRGLGFTLEEGHPNRVGGGKRPFHTIIPAFVTQKGKPVMSFGVMGGAMQPQGHAQMMIRIFDYHQNPQAAADGPRWQVMKDLEVALEPRVKPETVNELAARGHKIVSIDEPMYGGAQLIYKLADGYCAGSEPRKDGQAVGF
- a CDS encoding Lrp/AsnC ligand binding domain-containing protein is translated as MVTAMVLLTVEREKINQVAEGIAELEGISEVYSVGGRYDLVAIIRVPNNEKMAELVTGSLLKIEGIKTSETLLAFKVYSKHDLESMFAIGMEE
- a CDS encoding SPFH domain-containing protein produces the protein MKRIIGCFVMFLVIIVITSGCGCARIDTGEIGLRKEFTGTIQPQNLNVGLHQTVIGDVIVFASKEILLTEEGITPASKDKSTLKDFDINFTYIVQESAMFDLYTKYSATAHMHEKGSKETFLMANFVRAIVRASAYSAVAEYNALEVNNNRKAIEDRIKVLANEKLVSEKLGGKVAVNLVNIKNIQLADEIVASANMVSNVQNQLTAKKTEVEIANQEALRIKALSAQSGSQYTNLLTAQATLKTAEALYEAAKNGSAIWVVPQNFTALGGIGNLTAKKQ